From Anopheles funestus chromosome 3RL, idAnoFuneDA-416_04, whole genome shotgun sequence, a single genomic window includes:
- the LOC125772209 gene encoding putative uncharacterized protein DDB_G0294196 — protein MFSFDNSFWSIFTLTLVGICCGRPVLKSAPGIEILPAEFSSGSGPNYLVVNNATKKLLAESGVRSQAPFIITNQRATVSQPVPAQVQNQQPQPQSQPQYQQPQPQSQPQYQQPQPQSQPQYQQPQPKSQPQYQQPQPQSQPQYQQPQPQYQGPKQPEQIEYEEQESEEQEYEEQEYEEQEYEEQEYEEQEYEEQEYEEQEYEEQEYQYQEDQYEEDQYEEDQYEEDQYQDDQYQYEYEEDQYQDYQYEEDQYQY, from the exons ATGTTTTCCTTCGATAACAGTTTTTGGTCCATCTTCACCTTGACACTCGTTGGTATTTGCTGTGGTAGACCAGTATTGAAATCGGCACCGGGCATAGAAATTCTTCCGGCTG AATTTTCTAGCGGAAGTGGACCAAATTACCTTGTAGTGAATAATGCAACCA AAAAATTATTAGCCGAATCAGGAGTACGATCGCAAGCCCCGTTTATTATTACAAACCAACGAGCGACTGTTAGTCAACCAGTACCCGCGCAAGTGCAGAATCAGCAACCCCAGCCGCAGTCGCAGCCGCAGTATCAGCAACCCCAGCCGCAGTCGCAGCCGCAGTATCAGCAACCTCAGCCGCAGTCGCAGCCGCAGTATCAGCAACCCCAGCCGAAATCGCAGCCGCAGTACCAGCAACCCCAGCCGCAGTCGCAGCCGCAGTATCAGCAACCCCAGCCACAATATCAAGGGCCTAAGCAACCAGAACAAATAGAGTACGAAGAACAAGAGAGCGAGGAACAAGAGTACGAAGAACAAGAATACGAAGAACAAGAGTACGAAGAACAAGAGTACGAAGAACAAGAGTACGAAGAACAAGAGTACGAAGAACAAGAGTACGAAGAACAAGAGTATCAGTATCAAGAGGATCAGTATGAAGAGGACCAGTATGAAGAGGATCAGTATGAAGAGGATCAGTATCAGGACGATCAGTATCAGTATGAGTATGAAGAGGACCAGTATCAAGATTATCAGTATGAAGAGGATCAATATCAGTATTAA
- the LOC125770583 gene encoding uncharacterized protein LOC125770583 — protein sequence MFSFDNSFWSIFTLTLVGICCGSPVLKSGPGIEILPAAFSDGNGPNYVVVNDASKQPSPAPVVGVRSQAPVFIPNQRSSVYQPAPAQVQYQQPQPQPVQYQELEQSEEIQYEEQENQYQQNQYQEPPAQQIQYQQPQQFQYQQPTYQPQSTRYYSPQRVQYAQPEYTYSPYIRAASRRPDAQYSSPGKYVRMVCFILLHRLKCFVTRFPRYIPVPKHKTCLVHYDRSNPTQQFSRSIWHWTQLYLCKYL from the exons ATGTTTTCCTTCGATAACAGTTTTTGGTCCATCTTCACCTTGACACTCGTTGGTATTTGCTGTGGTAGTCCGGTATTGAAATCGGGGCCGGGCATAGAAATTCTTCCGGCTG CTTTTTCTGACGGAAATGGACCAAATTACGTTGTAGTGAATGATGCAAGCA AACAACCATCACCCGCACCTGTAGTAGGGGTACGATCGCAAGCACCAGTATTTATTCCAAACCAACGATCGAGTGTTTATCAACCAGCACCCGCGCAAGTGCAGTATCAGCAACCCCAGCCGCAGCCCGTTCAATATCAAGAGCTTGAGCAATCAGAAGAGATCCAGTACGAAGAACAGGAGAATCAGTATCAACAGAATCAGTATCAAGAGCCACCGGCACAACAAATTCAGTATCAACAACCGCAACAATTTCAGTACCAACAACCAACATATCAGCCGCAGTCGACGCGATATTATTCGCCGCAACGTGTGCAGTACGCGCAACCGGAATATACGTATTCACCTTACATTCGCGCTGCTAGTCGTCGACCGGATGCACAATATTCGTCTCCCGGTAAGTATGTCCGTATGGTATGCTTCATATTGCTCCATCGATTAAAATGTTTCGTAACACGATTCCCGCGGTATATCCCTGTACCGAAACACAAAACTTGTTTGGTCCATTACGACCGCAGCAATCCAACGCAGCAGTTTAGTCGCTCAATCTGGCATTGGACACAACTGTACCTatgcaaatatttgtaa